A window of the Lactuca sativa cultivar Salinas chromosome 7, Lsat_Salinas_v11, whole genome shotgun sequence genome harbors these coding sequences:
- the LOC111912880 gene encoding uncharacterized protein LOC111912880, with protein MAATVVSKEMPPETVAKVTGFFMSVGGGSVVPEKYEGERVHPDLIRSLLKVQHIHRGRLTCILTVKPYVCNAYNTLHGGAVGSIAEIVAIACARTVVHKDKELFLGELSVSYLAAAVNQAEVMIDASVVRSGRNLTVVAIEFKLKDKEILTYLCRATFYNMPVANL; from the exons ATGGCGGCAACCGTCGTATCGAAAGAGATGCCTCCGGAAACCGTCGCAAAGGTCACTGGATTCTTCATGAGCGTCGGCGGTGGCTCCGTAGTTCCAGAGAAGTATGAAGGCGAGCGAGTCCACCCCGATTTGATCCGAAGCCTGCTTAAAGTTCAACACATCCATCGTGGCCGGCTAACCTGCATCCTCACCGTCAAACCATACGTTTGC AACGCTTACAACACTTTACATGGAGGAGCAGTTGGATCAATAGCAGAGATTGTGGCCATAGCTTGTGCTAGAACTGTTGTACACAAAGATAAAGAGCTTTTTCTTGGTGAATTGAGCGTCTCTTATCTAGCTGCTGCTGTGAACCAA GCAGAAGTGATGATTGATGCGTCTGTGGTGAGGAGTGGAAGGAATTTGACAGTAGTTGCTATAGAGTTCAAGCTAAAGGATAAGGAAATATTGACTTACTTGTGTCGTGCTACCTTCTATAACATGCCTGTTGCAAACCTATGa
- the LOC111912879 gene encoding E3 ubiquitin-protein ligase At1g63170: MSTTMPSQSPSSSSEDTSTTIDSTPLLSPTSDGAFRSRQFVRGTPSLRGAARFLRRASSRRMLREPSMRVRESAAEQIEERQTDWAYSRPIVILDLIWNLAFIVVSISVLIMSRKENPKRPLRLWIVGYACQCLLHMICVCVEYKHRYQQRSSDYGGNLRSEVNNGNRIPNSSSNSSSSGSDEGENADFPSNSLQNDDDTSVAKHLESANTMFSFIWWIVGFYWVSSGGQHLTLNAPQLYWLCITFLAFDVFFVVICVAVACVVGIAVCCCLPCIIAILYAVADQEGATKDDIERLPKYKFKRIDDFEKQNGEIQKGYGGIMIECDTDSPVERALSEEDAECCICLCSYDDGTELRELPCCHHFHAPCIDKWLYINATCPLCKFNILKNTNQSGSDEV; encoded by the exons ATGTCGACCACGATGCCATCTCAATCTCCGTCATCTTCCTCCGAAGACACCTCCACCACCATCGATTCGACGCCGTTGCTCAGCCCAACTTCCGACGGCGCCTTCCGCAGCCGCCAATTCGTCAGAGGCACTCCCTCCCTCCGTGGCGCCGCGAGATTCCTCCGTCGCGCTAGTAGCCGACGGATGCTCCGTGAGCCGTCGATGCGTGTGAGGGAATCGGCGGCTGAGCAAATCGAAGAACGGCAGACCGATTGGGCTTACTCACGCCCGATTGTGATCCTAGACCTAATTTGGAACCTTGCGTTTATTGTTGTTTCGATTTCTGTACTGATTATGAGCCGAAAGGAGAATCCAAAGAGGCCTTTGAGGCTTTGGATTGTTGGATACGCGTGCCAGTGTTTGCTCCATATGATTTGTGTGTGTGTTGAATACAAGCACAGATACCAGCAGCGTTCATCGGATTATGGTGGCAATTTGAGATCGGAAGTTAATAACGGAAATCGAATTCCAAATTCGAGTTCCAACTCTTCGAGCTCAGGGAGCGATGAAGGGGAGAATGCAGATTTTCCATCAAATAGTTTGCAGAATGATGATGATACCAG TGTGGCAAAGCATTTGGAGTCTGCTAATACAATGTTTTCGTTCATTTGGTGGATTGTTGGATTCTATTGGGTGTCTTCCGGTGGTCAACATCTTACTCTGAATGCACCTCAATTATACTG GTTGTGTATTACATTCTTGGCATTTGATGTGTTTTTTGTGGTTATCTGCGTTGCTGTGGCATGTGTTGTTGGAATTGCTGTTTGCTGCTGTCTACCTTGTATTATTGCCATCTTGTATGCAGTGGCTGATCAG gAGGGTGCAACCAAGGATGACATTGAACGACTCCCTAAATACAAATTCAAAAGAATCGATGATTTTGAGAAACAAAATGGGGAGATTCAAAAAGGTTACGGTGGAATAATGATAGAATGTGACACCGATTCCCCCGTTGAACGCGCTTTATCCGAGGAAGATGCC GAATGTTGCATTTGCCTTTGTTCGTATGATGATGGAACCGAACTCCGTGAGCTCCCGTGTTGTCACCATTTTCATGCCCCGTGCATTGATAAATGGCTGTACATTAATGCCACCTGTCCTCTTTGCAAATTCAACATACTCAAAAACACTAACCAAAGTGGCAGTGATGAAGTATAA